One segment of Dolichospermum sp. DET69 DNA contains the following:
- the rpoB gene encoding DNA-directed RNA polymerase subunit beta has translation MTNDDKYMESAFLLPDLIEIQRSSFRWFLEEGLVEELNSFSPITDYTGKLELHFLGNNYKLKEPKYSVEESKRRDSTYAVQMYVPTRLLNKETGDIKEQEVFIGDLPLMTDRGTFIINGAERVIVNQIVRSPGVYYKSEIDKNGRRTYSASLIPNRGAWLKFETDRNDLVWVRIDKTRKLSAQVLLKALGLSDNEIFDALRHPEYFQKTIEKEGQFSEEEALMELYRKLRPGEPPTVLGGQQLLDSRFFDPKRYDLGKVGRYKLNKKLRLSAPDTMRVLTPGDILAAVDYLINLEYDIGSIDDIDHLGNRRVRSVGELLQNQVRVGLNRLERIIRERMTVSDAESLTPASLVNPKPLVAAIKEFFGSSQLSQFMDQTNPLAELTHKRRLSALGPGGLTRERAGFAVRDIHPSHYGRICPIETPEGPNAGLIGSLATHARVNLYGFLETPFRAVENGKVLFNVAPVYMTADEEDDLRTATGDVPLDENGYIKGPSVPVRYRQDWTTTNPEQVDYVAVSPVQIISVATSMIPFLEHDDANRALMGSNMQRQAVPLLKPERPLVGTGLEAQAARDSGMVIVSRTDGDVIYVDATEIRVRASGQLSAASGSQPIEKGQELKYKLSKYQRSNQDTCLNQKPLVRIGEKVVAGQVLADGSSTEGGELALGQNIVVAYMPWEGYNYEDAILISERLVQEDVYTSIHIEKYEIEARQTKLGPEEITREIPNVGEDALRQLDEQGIIRIGAWVDAGDILVGKVTPKGESDQPPEEKLLRAIFGEKARDVRDNSLRVPNGEKGRVVDVRLFTREQGDELPPGANMVVRVYVAQKRKIQVGDKMAGRHGNKGIISRILPAEDMPYLADGSPVDIVLNPLGVPSRMNVGQVFECLLGWAGHNLGVRFKITPFDEMYGEETSRRLVHGKLQEARDETSKDWIYNPDNAGKIMVYDGRTGEPFDRAITVGVAYMLKLVHLVDDKIHARSTGPYSLVTQQPLGGKAQQGGQRFGEMEVWALEAFGAAYTLQELLTVKSDDMQGRNEALNAIVKGKAIPRPGTPESFKVLMRELQSLGLDIAVHKVETQADGSSLDVEVDLMADQAARRTPSRPTYESLSRESLEGEE, from the coding sequence ATGACTAACGACGATAAATACATGGAATCCGCCTTTCTATTACCCGACTTGATTGAAATTCAGCGTTCTAGCTTTCGCTGGTTTCTAGAAGAAGGGCTAGTAGAAGAACTGAACTCCTTTAGTCCAATTACAGACTACACTGGCAAACTAGAACTGCACTTTTTGGGCAATAATTATAAACTCAAAGAACCTAAATACAGCGTTGAAGAATCCAAGCGGAGAGACAGCACTTATGCAGTGCAAATGTATGTCCCTACCCGTCTGCTGAACAAAGAAACAGGAGACATCAAAGAACAAGAAGTATTTATTGGTGATTTGCCCTTGATGACAGATCGAGGCACATTTATTATCAATGGAGCCGAGCGCGTCATTGTTAATCAAATCGTGCGATCGCCAGGAGTTTACTATAAATCAGAAATTGATAAAAACGGCAGACGGACCTATTCCGCCAGTTTAATTCCCAACCGGGGTGCATGGCTCAAATTTGAAACAGATCGTAATGACCTAGTTTGGGTACGGATAGATAAAACCCGTAAACTGTCAGCACAGGTACTGCTGAAAGCCCTGGGTTTATCAGATAACGAAATCTTTGATGCCCTGCGCCATCCAGAATACTTCCAAAAAACCATAGAAAAAGAAGGGCAATTTTCCGAAGAAGAAGCCCTGATGGAATTATATCGGAAACTTCGTCCAGGTGAACCGCCTACAGTCTTAGGTGGACAACAGCTTTTAGACTCTCGCTTCTTCGATCCTAAACGCTATGACCTCGGAAAAGTTGGTCGTTATAAACTCAACAAAAAACTTCGCCTATCAGCCCCCGACACCATGCGTGTCCTTACCCCTGGGGACATTCTAGCCGCCGTTGATTACCTGATTAATCTAGAATACGACATCGGCAGTATAGATGACATTGACCACCTCGGAAATCGCCGAGTCAGAAGCGTTGGGGAATTACTGCAAAACCAAGTCAGAGTAGGTTTAAATCGGTTAGAAAGAATTATTCGAGAACGGATGACAGTATCCGATGCTGAATCTCTTACCCCCGCATCCCTAGTCAACCCCAAACCCTTAGTAGCAGCTATCAAAGAATTCTTTGGTTCTAGCCAACTAAGTCAGTTCATGGATCAAACCAACCCCTTAGCGGAATTGACCCATAAACGTCGCCTCAGTGCCTTGGGACCAGGCGGTTTAACCAGAGAAAGAGCCGGTTTTGCAGTTAGAGATATTCACCCCAGCCACTACGGACGGATATGTCCCATTGAAACACCAGAAGGACCAAACGCCGGACTAATTGGTTCATTAGCTACCCATGCCCGCGTTAACCTCTACGGTTTTCTAGAAACACCCTTTAGAGCAGTAGAAAACGGCAAAGTCTTATTCAATGTTGCTCCCGTCTACATGACAGCAGACGAAGAAGACGACCTGCGAACAGCAACCGGTGACGTTCCCCTAGATGAAAACGGTTACATCAAAGGACCATCAGTTCCAGTTCGCTATCGCCAAGACTGGACAACCACCAACCCCGAACAGGTGGATTATGTGGCAGTTTCCCCAGTGCAAATTATCTCAGTTGCCACCAGCATGATTCCTTTCTTGGAACATGATGACGCTAACCGAGCGCTCATGGGTTCTAATATGCAACGCCAAGCCGTACCACTGTTAAAACCAGAACGCCCCTTAGTGGGAACAGGTTTAGAAGCCCAAGCCGCGAGAGACTCCGGGATGGTGATAGTTTCCCGGACTGATGGCGACGTAATATATGTTGATGCCACAGAAATTCGTGTCCGCGCCAGTGGTCAGTTGTCTGCCGCCAGTGGTAGCCAACCCATTGAGAAAGGACAAGAACTTAAATATAAACTTTCCAAATACCAGCGTTCTAACCAAGATACCTGCTTAAACCAAAAACCATTGGTGAGAATTGGCGAAAAAGTCGTCGCTGGTCAAGTATTAGCAGATGGTTCTTCCACAGAAGGCGGAGAACTGGCATTAGGACAAAATATAGTTGTCGCCTATATGCCTTGGGAGGGTTACAACTACGAGGACGCAATTCTCATCTCCGAGCGCCTGGTACAGGAAGATGTCTATACCTCTATCCACATCGAAAAATACGAAATCGAAGCCAGACAAACCAAACTCGGACCGGAAGAAATCACCAGAGAAATTCCCAACGTCGGGGAAGATGCCCTCAGACAACTGGACGAGCAAGGCATTATCCGCATTGGGGCTTGGGTAGATGCTGGGGATATTCTCGTTGGTAAAGTCACCCCCAAAGGTGAATCAGACCAACCCCCAGAAGAAAAACTGCTCAGAGCCATCTTTGGTGAAAAAGCCCGCGATGTCCGTGACAACTCCCTCCGCGTCCCCAATGGTGAAAAAGGCCGGGTAGTTGATGTCAGACTATTTACCCGCGAACAAGGTGATGAACTGCCACCAGGGGCAAATATGGTCGTCCGGGTTTATGTCGCCCAAAAACGCAAAATCCAAGTTGGCGACAAAATGGCAGGAAGACACGGCAACAAAGGGATTATTTCCCGCATCCTGCCAGCGGAAGATATGCCCTATTTGGCGGATGGTTCACCAGTAGATATAGTTCTCAATCCCTTGGGTGTACCCAGCCGGATGAACGTCGGTCAGGTATTTGAATGTTTACTGGGTTGGGCAGGTCATAACCTAGGAGTCAGGTTTAAAATTACTCCCTTCGATGAAATGTATGGGGAAGAAACTTCCCGTCGCCTAGTTCACGGCAAACTCCAAGAAGCTAGAGACGAAACCAGCAAAGATTGGATATATAACCCCGACAATGCTGGCAAAATCATGGTCTATGATGGTCGCACAGGCGAACCATTTGACCGGGCCATTACCGTCGGTGTCGCCTATATGCTCAAGCTGGTGCATTTAGTTGATGACAAAATTCACGCCCGTTCCACAGGACCATACTCCCTGGTAACTCAACAACCTTTGGGTGGTAAGGCTCAACAAGGTGGACAAAGATTTGGAGAAATGGAAGTTTGGGCATTGGAGGCTTTTGGAGCAGCCTATACCTTGCAGGAACTGTTAACAGTCAAATCCGATGATATGCAAGGGCGGAATGAAGCTCTCAACGCCATCGTTAAGGGTAAAGCTATTCCTCGCCCTGGTACACCCGAATCCTTCAAGGTGTTGATGCGAGAATTGCAATCCTTGGGCTTAGATATTGCCGTCCACAAGGTGGAAACCCAAGCAGATGGTAGTTCTTTGGATGTGGAAGTAGACCTAATGGCAGACCAAGCCGCTCGTCGCACTCCGTCTAGACCAACCTACGAGTCACTCTCCCGTGAGTCCTTGGAAGGGGAAGAGTGA
- a CDS encoding TatD family hydrolase, which produces MQLIDTHVHINFDIFQPDLAAVRSRWQEAGVVRLVHSCVHPQEFASISQIAQQFPELSFAVGLHPLDAHKWDDQTAGLIKSLASSNSQVVAIGEMGLDFYKADNYEHQHQVFASQLAIACELNLPVIIHCRDAAPDLRDVLQKWRNLHGERVRGVMHCWTGTPEETQWFLDLGFYISFSGIVTFKNAQTIQASALMVDSDRLLIETDCPFLSPVPKRGEKRNEPAYVRYVAAALAQLRGETIEEIAQKTTQNACRLFSLSL; this is translated from the coding sequence ATGCAACTCATAGATACCCACGTACATATTAACTTTGACATTTTCCAGCCAGATTTGGCCGCAGTGCGTTCTCGCTGGCAAGAAGCAGGAGTAGTGCGATTAGTTCATTCCTGTGTTCACCCGCAAGAATTTGCGAGTATTAGCCAAATAGCACAGCAGTTCCCTGAACTTAGCTTTGCTGTAGGACTGCATCCATTAGATGCTCATAAGTGGGATGACCAAACAGCGGGTCTAATCAAGTCTTTGGCCAGTTCCAATTCCCAAGTAGTAGCTATTGGGGAAATGGGGTTGGATTTTTACAAAGCAGATAATTATGAACATCAGCATCAGGTATTTGCATCACAATTAGCGATCGCTTGTGAACTGAATTTACCAGTGATTATTCATTGTCGTGATGCTGCACCCGATCTGAGAGATGTCTTGCAAAAATGGCGGAATTTGCATGGAGAAAGGGTACGGGGTGTCATGCACTGCTGGACAGGGACACCAGAAGAAACCCAATGGTTTCTAGATTTAGGTTTCTATATTAGCTTTAGCGGCATAGTGACATTTAAAAATGCTCAAACTATTCAAGCTTCAGCCTTAATGGTAGATAGCGATCGCTTACTTATAGAAACAGATTGTCCATTTCTGTCACCTGTTCCTAAACGTGGTGAAAAACGCAATGAGCCTGCTTATGTTCGCTATGTAGCGGCAGCACTAGCACAGCTACGAGGAGAAACAATAGAGGAAATTGCCCAGAAAACCACCCAAAATGCCTGTAGATTATTCAGTCTATCATTATAA
- a CDS encoding 30S ribosomal protein S20 gives MANTKSALKRAQIGERNRLRNKAYKSAVKTLMKKYFSSVEACAANPTAELKQEVETRMSEAYSKIDKAVKTGVLHPNNGARKKSRLAHKQKTLTA, from the coding sequence GTGGCGAATACAAAATCTGCTCTTAAACGCGCTCAAATCGGAGAACGAAACCGACTGCGTAACAAAGCGTATAAATCAGCCGTAAAAACGCTGATGAAGAAATACTTTAGTTCTGTGGAAGCTTGTGCTGCTAATCCGACAGCCGAACTCAAACAAGAAGTGGAAACGAGAATGTCTGAAGCTTACAGCAAAATTGATAAAGCTGTAAAAACTGGCGTACTTCATCCCAACAATGGGGCGAGAAAAAAGTCAAGATTGGCTCATAAACAGAAAACCCTTACAGCTTAG